The following coding sequences lie in one Ostrea edulis chromosome 8, xbOstEdul1.1, whole genome shotgun sequence genomic window:
- the LOC125682822 gene encoding protein IMPACT homolog, translated as MSLSRSREKSSVTNSASSHGPVNVTDPGISTAPTLTQEIISTIQAIPNIQTTLGELSEYLRVIKELTQGIKNIKNDLWEEDGFDFRISHIAEQQEVDSGNIQVLKQENKMLKEDIDMLKSVVINLDRTVRKQQSEITDLKIPGSRNTFANIHRNGPKNPGRPRTITGRLEKFTDKEKVLQAQKDKRNSEGSGSTEQSNTPFYITPHRPVEVAENRKKLQEISNRYWKENVKTRFVGDKLVFPNGNTYKEKVLKPKPENILLVDQAEKEALQQIQMSTLETSTEGNDFKIAASTTATFNQVRNFYKKVVMDSNYSNADHNILVYRFTDKNGLIHEGYNDDGEHGAGRRLLKDLQYLHVTDMTCIISRFFGKYLGYRRFQIMENLAADIVLAHRGETLG; from the exons ATGAGCCTGAGTAGAAGTCGTGAGAAGTCGTCAGTCACAAACAGTGCTAGCAGTCACGGCCCAGTGAATGTCACAGACCCGGGTATATCCACCGCACCTACGCTAACGCAGGAGATAATAAGCACGATACAAGCAATACCTAATATACAAACAACATTGGGGGAATTATCGGAATATCTCAGAGTGATCAAAGAACTAACTCaaggtataaagaacattaagAATGACCTGTGGGAGGAAGATGGTTTCGACTTCCGTATCTCTCATATTGCTGAACAACAAGAAGTGGACTCAGGAAACATTCAGGTGCTGAAGCAAGAGAACAAAATGTTGAAAGAAGATATAGATATGTTAAAATCTGTAGTTATTAACTTAGACAGAACCGTCAGAAAACAGCAAAGCGAGATCACAGATTTAAA AATACCTGGGAGTCGAAACACTTTTGCAAACATACATCGAAACGGGCCTAAAAATCCGGGTAGACCAAGAACTATTACGGGTCGACTAGAGAAATTTACTGATAAGGAGAAAGTCCTCCAAGCacaaaaagacaaaagaaataGCGAAGGGTCTGGCTCTACAGAACAATCAAATACACCTTTCTACATTACCCCACACAGACCAGTAGAGGTAGCTGAAAATCGGAAAAAACTCCAAGAAATAAGTAACCGGTATTGGAAAGAGAATGTGAAAACACGTTTCGTAGGAGACAAGTTAGTTTTTCCTAACGGAAACACATACAAAGAAAAAGTGTTAAAACCAAAGCCTGAAAACATTTTGCTAGTGGATCAAGCAGAAAAAGAGGCACTTCAACAGATCCAGATGTCGACACTAGAAACCTCCACAGAAGggaacgattttaaaatcgcggCATCTACCACAGCGACCTTTAACCAGGTCAGAAACTTCTATAAAAAAGTTGTTATGGACTCAAATTACTCAAACGCGGATCACAATATATTGGTATATCGATTCACAGACAAAAACGGTTTGATCCACGAGGGGTATAACGACGATGGTGAGCACGGGGCTGGGAGAAGACTTCTTAAAGATCTCCAATATCTCCATGTTACAGACATGACATGTATCATCTCTAGATTCTTCGGAAAATATCTTGGCTATCGTAGATTCCAAATTATGGAAAACCTCGCGGCAGACATTGTTCTAGCGCACCGAGGTGAAACGTTGGGGTAA